From the genome of Vicia villosa cultivar HV-30 ecotype Madison, WI unplaced genomic scaffold, Vvil1.0 ctg.000442F_1_1_1, whole genome shotgun sequence, one region includes:
- the LOC131628324 gene encoding uncharacterized protein LOC131628324 has translation MANNVTVTKEATKRTFTCSFFREDMTHLVQLSALVSGHNLDEFRKTYGHILHMLTSHVDEWALYTLLQFYDSELRCFTFRDYQLAPTLEEYADILKIKVQRKIPFVCVPEKPRMDRIAGALYLSIKDVTGNWKPNGGTHGFHVKFLIKKADTLTVEKRWKEFNALLAVMIYGLVLFPNIPNFVDLTVVCLFMDQNPVPTLLADTYYTIHSRYGKKGSVGSCLPLLYEWFTSHLPKIGPFVTTKDSQKWPQRIMGLTANDIVWCPIGMGIEEVITCCGTFDNVPLIGTRGVINYNPKLALRQLGFALKDKPLDKEIFESVCFEKGTDPEGLKKVRSAWNSIHTDNQTSLGEKNAVANQAYTNWVEERVKDRLLPFPKVNPLYEQPPEVPTATMPAENCIQANMEGTQLHEKSSDAQLKHYLVDQEKTGLTHEAKMLKEGSSRVQKRARTEKGERDTTVVVEDHQKIIKRAIKEA, from the coding sequence atggctaacaacgtgaccgtTACCAAAGAAGCTACTAAGCGTACATTCACCTGCAGTTTCTTCCGTGAGGATATGACACATCTGGTTCAGTTGAGCGCTTTAGTTAGTGGGCATAACTTGGATGAGTTCAGAAAGACGTATGGCCATATCTTGCACATGTTGACTTCTCACGTTGATGAATGGGCTCTATACACGCTGCTTCAATTCTATGATTCTGAGCTACGCTGTTTCACCTTTCGAGACTATCAACTGGCTCCTACCCTTGAAGAGTATGCTGACATTCTCAAGATTAAGGTTCAACGTAAAATCCCTTTTGTGTGTGTACCTGAGAAGCCAAGAATGGACCgaattgctggtgctctttatttgagcataaagGACGTTACAGgtaactggaagcctaatggtggaaccCACGGATTCCATGTGAAATTTCTGATAAAGAAGGCCGACACCCTTACTGTTGAGAAGAGATGGAAAGAATTCAACGCTCTCCTAGCCGTTATGATatatggtttggtgttgttcccgaATATTCCAAATTTCGTCGATCTAACTGTTGTCTGTCTCTTCATGGATCAAAATCCTGTGCCCACTCTTTTAGCAGATACTTATTATACCATTCATTCCAGGTATGGAAAGAAAGGATCAGTTGGGAGTTGTTTACCGTTGCTATATGAGTGGTTCACTTCACACTTGCCTAAAATTGGGCCGTTTGTTACGACGAAAGACTCACAGAAATGGCcccaaaggatcatggggcttactgCAAACGACATTGTCTGGTGTCCTATCGGAATGGGCATAGAGGAAGTTATAACTTGTTGTGGCACTTTTGACAATgttcccctcataggaacgagaggtgttatcaattataatcctaAGCTAGCTCTACGTCAGCTGGGTTTTGCACTTAAAGACAAGCCTTTAGACAAAGAGATATTCGAATCTGTTTGCTTTGAGAAGGGGACTGATCCAGAGGGATtgaaaaaagtaagaagcgcctGGAATAGCATCCACACAGATAACCAGACTTCCCTAGGTGAGAAGAATGCCGTTGCCAACCAAGCCTATACAAATTGGGTCGAAGAAAGAGTTAAAGATcgcctgttgcctttcccgaaggttaacccATTGTACGAGCAACCACCTGAGGTTCCAACCGCCACTATGCCTGCTGAGAATTGCATCCAAGCGAATATGGAAGGCACCCAGTTGCATGAAAAGAGTTCCGACGCGCAACTAAAACACTATCTTGTAGATCAGGAAAAGACTGGGTTGACACACGAAGCCAAAATGCTGAAGGaaggatcttccagagttcaaaagagggctagaacGGAAAAGGGTGAAAGAGATACTACTGTTGTTGTTGAGGATCACCAGAAGATCATAAAAAGGGCCATAAAAGAGGCATAA